The nucleotide window aataaacacTCTAgtatgattataaaaaaataaatttgatttttattattttattaagacaacaaatttatatttattattaaaagatatttatttactacaataaaataatttattcaaagacaattattaataattataataataaaaagattgtataattctttaataaaaacatttatcatCTTTTAAAGGAATTGACTAATGTTGCCTTCCTTTGTCAAAAGTAAGAACCTTCTTCTCATTCAAactattcaaaaaataattgatgTAAAGTATAAAAGTCTCCACCTCCTATTGCTTAACTAATCAAAATGTTACTGATGATAGGGCTGATTTCAATTTGGGTAGCGTATGAACGAGCCCCAATTTGGATCTATTTAGATGCAAAAAACTTGGTTTTAAAtcgataaattaaaatttgaatataattaaaaaaataattaaatattaaatttgatttgatcgaacttaaatttaaatattcgattagtttaaacttaacttttattataaaacgTGTTCCAAATTGAATTGTTTGATTGAGACTCTAACAATCAAATTGAAATCAACTTTAACTAGGAGGACCAAAATGTCACCAAAGTATTGCATATGATTCAAGTGAGTGAGACAAATCTTAGggacaaaattgtaaatatgcATATTACTATTCAATTTGAAAGACAACTGGCAAACTCGATTGGTCAAAAATTGCCAGTTGAAATTTGGTGGACGAAGGGCACAACACACGCACAATTGAACGCAatacaaggaaaagaaaattcatttaaaaaaaaatcattaataaagtCATGCTTCCAACTCGGACAATCACTTTCCCATAATGCCATAAATAGCCTCACCAATCATATCTCTCTCTCCTTAAAGACTCGATGTGAAAGGTTAAGATAGTAATTCGAgtatttaataaagatatttgTAAGTAAAAACTCAATAACAGTGACACTGCCAAGAAACCGAAACTATTATCTTCTTTAACGAACATATAACATCTTTATGCTATACAAAGGATCTTGACCGTTGTATTTAATAAGTACTCACTGTTTTGACGGTTAATAGTAGATCAAGTTTGAACAAAATTCATCGTAGGGTCAAAATGTGATCAGTTTCTGAAACGCGTTGTAGATGATTTAGCTATAAAATAGCTCCAGCACCGTCTGATACTGACCTCTCTCTTCCGGTTTTAGTTTCAACAAGAAAATCGCCATCTCGTTGTTTCGCTCTCTTTTTGGCTGAGAAGAAACGGAGCCGTAGAGAGGTCTGCTATTACTTCTGTTGTAAGGAACCGGGTCTTGGATCTAGagttcattaaaaattaaaatacattgTTCAATTTATTTAGATCTGGAATCTGATCGTTTTGGTTTGTAATCGAATCAgcgtttatttgtttatttattctctCGAGGTTCGTCTTCAAGCTTCTCCGCAATGAACGATCTTCTAGGAGTAAGTTTGTCAGCtcgtttttttgttttaattttttagctGTTGTAAATTAAGTAatggtttgttttgtttgattgtgaGGACGTGGAACCGGTTTTATTGGTGCTTTGGTTTTGTCTTGGTTCTATTTTGATTGTGATAGCTGTGTAAGGTTTAGAAATTTGGTAacgaatttaaaaaatatatatatatattggagcTTAGAATTCTTCTGTTTGTCTGTTGAGAAAGAGATGATAAAATGGAATGAAATGAAGCTATCTCGTTTATTAACTATCGTAAACTGTAAAATGTTTTACAATAATGATGTATGGCTTCTGGTTTTGGGGGAGAATAATCTGAAGTAATTAGTAGCATGGAATTCAGTTTAAGATTGTCTTGCTTATTTGATTAGTGATGTTCTCAGGACTCTGGTGATGTACTGGGGACTACCTTTTTATGCAACTTTGATTGACACTTTGAAATACTTATGGATGTAATTTTGCTCGTTTGAAGCCAAGGGATAAAGTTTTTGTTAATGGGACTGGTTTTTACAAATTGATATTGACTAGATACTCAACTGTAGTTTCATCGTATAGGAATCTGCATAATTACGTGACTGTCATGTTTTTGACTAATTTGTGTCCTAGTGCTGATTTTTCAAGTCAAGTGATGAGTTccttgaaagttttttttttcgtatTACTTCGGCTTCTTTTAGTTTAATAGAGTTCATAAGGTCTTATTGTATAGAGTTTGAGTTCATATATATGCAGCTGAACATCTGAAATGCTTTATGAGGCTTGTCTTTTATTGCTATTGGTTATACTGCTTCATAAATGAACTGGTGCTGTTATGGTTAAGATTTAAGGTTTGGTGCAGATTCTTATCTGCTTACTTATCTTAATGACTTTTGCAGAATTCTTTTGAGCTCCCTCGAAGTCAAAGTTCTAGAGGGGGAGATATCGAGTTAGGGGACCAAAGGAATTCTGGAGATCTGGGCTTggaaaatttctttaaaaaggtGATTTCAACTTCttatttcatttgtttcttaTGTGCAAGGCTGAAGGAAGAACAATTGAGTCCTTTTATGGCATCTGTATTTATTATAGTATCATGTATACTAGCAAAAATCAAAGTTTTTGGAAAATCAATAATCAGTCTTATCATGTCATATCCTTTTTTTTTGGCAGGTTCAAGAGATCGATAAAGAATGTGCAAAGCTTGATAAACTACTTAAAAAGCTCCAGGTAGAAATTTTCTTCTCCTGGTGATGCTGATTTGTTTGGAAGTTTTATCGACAGCATTTAACTGTTCAGTCATCTGTGTATTATGTTAGGAAAAGCATTCAAAGTCATTTCTTTTGAGGGAGTCATTTggatcttaattttatttttgtatatttctatctcatttatttattttgcaaaaatatcacttttggAATGCAAGAAGATCTGGTGATGGTTTACCAGGATCAACTGTAATGTTTAGTTATAAGATGATTGAACAGAGAAAACTAGAAATTCCAAAATGTAGAAACTCTTTAAGGTTGACATATCTAAAAGGACATTCAGAATTGAACTGTATTGCAGTTAGAACTGAGCCTTCCTCgagggaaaaataaaatggatTGGTCTTTCATGTATGTTACATAGCCTTCTTATTTGTAGTTATGCTGGATTTATTCCTAATATTTTACATAATGATTTATGAAAGGTATTGTTGAGAAAGTATGAGCCAAAATTCAACTTGAATTAGTGGAAAGCAAGAAAGAGCTAGATCTTCAATGTATTTATTTACCTGCTTTTCATAATGTGCGctttattatcattttcctGCACATTGTGAATGCAGGATGCACATGAGGAGTCAAAGGCTGTGACCAAGGCTCCTGCTATGAAAGGTAATCAGTAATCTCACACAGTTCTTTTTGATCTACaagtgaatttttattttttaaatagatattCCTTTTTCTTCCCTTTGGTGAATCAAGTAAAACAATTTGCTTTAGAAGAtgggaattaaaattattcatgaaAAAGctgtgtaaatataatattttatgtaataagTTTCACTGTATTAACCATTATATtcatgtattcaaaataagCTCCAGGTTGTATTTTGCAATGGTCAGAGAATTCAGTAGGAGCAACAAAATTAAGGGAATGAATATAACTAATCTATGTACCTATGGATGTTGAACAAACAGGAGTTCATTGGACTCAGTTTATTAACACAGGTTTGAAGTTTATAGTAGGTGATAAAACCATGCACACTCCAAATAACAGGGTcctaaaataccttaaattGGATCTGTAAGCCATAAGCTGCTTTCTATTAGCCTCTGATGACATCTTTTTTTGTGTGTGGAGTCTTGTTTATGTATATTCATACAGATTTGTTTTTGTGTGTGGTGATAAACCACTCAAATTTCCTCATTATCCACAAAATTTGAATAGTTCCTTGTCTGCATGCTTTAATATACATTATGgtagagtttcgttaaatttttagtttcatttaTTCTTCAACTTAATAATAAGTTGCAGTTCTTTgaacttaataaattataatgatgGATTCTCTTCTCATCATTAGCAATCAAGAAGCGAATGGACAAAGATGTTGATGAAGTTGGGAAGATTGCTCGTTTTCTTAAGTCAAAGATTGAAGAATTGGATAGAGAGGTAGGAATAACTTGCTCCATTTGTTCTATAATTTGTAGTTCTTAACTCGCTTCTGTGTCCGTTCTTTTATGTGCTCAGAATTTAACCAATAGGCAGAAGCCTGGGTGTGGAAAAGGATCGGGTGTGGATAGATCAAGGACTGCAACAACTATGTAATTTACTTTTGCTCTTTTATATTTTCGTCTTTCCTTACTGTTTACCACTTTACTGTTATGTGAACAATATCTTCTCCAAAATTTCTTGAGTTCTCTGATTTATTGGATAACAACATGAATACATAATTGGTAGAGAACTGCACCAGAGCTACCAACCATCTGTAAAGTCCTGAAGTTTAAATTCTATTTGATGCTCTGTGTGAGAAATTGACACAACTTGAACAACTTTCTGATTTTTGTGCATAATTTAGTTTCAGCTATCAGATGCACCATGACtgactttttaaactttatttttgttgtaggGCGttaaaaaagaagttgaaagaTAAAATGGCAGAATTTCAGGTAGTtcagatataaataaattgaataaaattcctttccttttgaaaaaataagtttgGTATAAACTCTTTTATGGTGTTTTGAATCTTCTCAATTTTACAGTTCCTTAATATTTTTGCAGGTTCTAAGGGAAACTATCCATCAAGAGTACCGAGAGGTTGTTGAGAGGCGTGTTTATACAGGTTTGAACCCTACACTAGTTATGATTAATCGCTATAATATCTGAATACAATGCTCTGGCCTTCCACTATGCagctaattttttatatttcctgATTTGAGTGGTTTAGTAACGGGTGCAACAGCGGATGAAGAGGTAAAATTTGTTACTTATCCAGAATTCTAAAGTAAATCTGGCTTCTTGTGAGCTCATATTTCACTATTGAACAATGTACAGACAATTGACAAATTGATTGAGACTGGAGACAGTGAACAAATTTTCCAGAAAGCAATCCAGGAACAAGGACGGGGCCAGGTTTGTCTTTCCTTTTTCCTACACAACATACTTCTTCTCAAAAGGGTTTTTTCTTCTCTGTCAAACCGATTTTTGTTGGTTGGAGATTGGGGTCGATCCTGGGAaggaaatgatattttttggGTATTTCTTGGAAAATATTCacgtatattaaattaattgatacaTGG belongs to Mangifera indica cultivar Alphonso chromosome 2, CATAS_Mindica_2.1, whole genome shotgun sequence and includes:
- the LOC123209769 gene encoding syntaxin-132-like, with translation MNDLLGNSFELPRSQSSRGGDIELGDQRNSGDLGLENFFKKVQEIDKECAKLDKLLKKLQDAHEESKAVTKAPAMKAIKKRMDKDVDEVGKIARFLKSKIEELDRENLTNRQKPGCGKGSGVDRSRTATTMALKKKLKDKMAEFQVLRETIHQEYREVVERRVYTVTGATADEETIDKLIETGDSEQIFQKAIQEQGRGQIIDTLAEIQERHDAVRDLERKLLELQQIFLDMAVLVDAQGEMLDNIESQVSSAVDHVQSGNTALQKAKKLQKSSRKWMCIAIIILLIIVVIIVVAVIKPWGSNKGA